One Ethanoligenens harbinense YUAN-3 genomic window carries:
- a CDS encoding LysR family transcriptional regulator, whose product MESGDLRIFRAVAVEGTVTKAAHALGYVQSNVTAHIRALEKEVGTPLFQRQHGMVLTPAGEKLLPYAEQVLRMLDEARYVLQDDGKPQGRLAIGTYHPVSAVDLPQIFARYHRNFPDVELSFLTLPSADLVDQIRHFKLDGAFIAATNYDQETLEEVWTTDLELVLIAPPAVRRLQDVFTLPFLMNTVGCYKRMALEEYLRFKGLPGVRYMEFNNIDAIVNGVMAGLGASFVMKQVVMQKEQMGLLRTFAVPPQFGTMRTCFVRAKGVSPSATLLRFVDMLCEESDMPAYG is encoded by the coding sequence ATGGAAAGCGGTGACTTGCGGATTTTTCGTGCGGTTGCGGTGGAAGGAACCGTCACCAAAGCCGCACATGCGCTTGGCTATGTCCAATCGAATGTGACGGCGCATATACGGGCGCTGGAAAAAGAGGTGGGCACCCCGCTGTTCCAGCGGCAGCATGGGATGGTTTTGACACCGGCAGGTGAAAAGCTGCTGCCGTATGCGGAACAGGTCCTGCGTATGCTGGACGAGGCACGCTATGTACTGCAAGACGACGGAAAACCCCAGGGCAGGTTGGCTATCGGCACATACCACCCTGTTTCGGCTGTCGATCTGCCGCAGATTTTTGCGCGGTATCATCGCAATTTTCCGGATGTGGAGCTTTCGTTTTTAACGTTGCCGTCGGCGGATCTGGTCGATCAGATTCGACATTTTAAACTGGACGGCGCGTTTATCGCCGCAACGAACTACGATCAGGAAACGCTTGAGGAAGTCTGGACGACCGATCTGGAGCTGGTTCTGATCGCTCCTCCGGCCGTCAGGCGCCTACAGGATGTTTTCACACTGCCGTTTTTAATGAATACGGTCGGCTGTTATAAACGGATGGCACTGGAAGAATATCTGCGTTTTAAAGGGCTTCCCGGTGTCCGGTATATGGAATTTAATAATATCGACGCCATTGTAAACGGTGTGATGGCCGGATTGGGGGCCTCGTTTGTGATGAAGCAGGTCGTCATGCAGAAAGAACAGATGGGCTTGCTGCGCACGTTTGCGGTCCCGCCGCAATTCGGCACCATGCGCACCTGCTTTGTGCGGGCAAAAGGAGTTTCACCCTCCGCCACTCTTTTGAGATTTGTTGATATGCTTTGTGAAGAAAGCGATATGCCGGCCTATGGATAA
- the malQ gene encoding 4-alpha-glucanotransferase encodes MRLKKQKPLARGAGILLPVSSLPSPYGIGTFGRAAFEFVDFLKKAGQTYWQVLPLGPTSYGDSPYQSFSAFAGNPYFIDPDILIEEGLLTDAEAETPDWGGVPSQVDYGKQFEARFALLKQAYVRSRHASTEAYRLFCEENEAWLPDYSAYMAIKAQFGNRSWVEWPDDIRLRRPEAVAACVEDLQQEIGFWSFCQFKFYEQWNRLKAYANKNGVQIIGDIPIYVSMDSADVWVNSRFFQLDADRRPVAVSGVPPDMFSATGQLWGNPLYDWDVMGRDRFAWWKQRMCASAKLYDVIRIDHFIGIVRYYSIPAKDGTAMNGVWKAGPGKALLAAFGPVLGAARVIAEDLGAVTPAVRRVKQAAGYPGMKLMEFGFDDGTENPNLPHNFENNCIVYGGTHDNETLVGFFKHQKRKELAFAKTYLNVRRRGELPWALVRAAYASVADTVIFQMQDFLELDNGARMNCPSTIGGNWMWRVLPGQLSDELADRIRHLAETYARFKPPEPQKHPGSSVPNKCEEQ; translated from the coding sequence ATGCGGCTAAAAAAACAAAAACCGCTTGCGCGCGGTGCGGGCATCCTGCTGCCGGTGAGCAGCCTGCCGTCGCCCTATGGCATCGGCACGTTCGGGCGCGCGGCGTTCGAGTTTGTGGATTTTCTCAAAAAAGCGGGGCAGACCTACTGGCAGGTGCTGCCACTCGGCCCCACCAGCTATGGAGACAGCCCCTACCAGAGCTTTTCGGCGTTTGCGGGCAACCCGTATTTCATCGACCCGGATATCCTGATAGAGGAAGGACTGCTCACCGACGCGGAGGCGGAAACGCCCGACTGGGGCGGCGTTCCTTCCCAGGTCGATTACGGCAAGCAGTTCGAGGCACGGTTCGCTTTGCTCAAACAGGCCTATGTACGCAGCCGGCACGCTTCCACGGAAGCCTACCGCCTGTTTTGCGAGGAAAACGAGGCATGGCTGCCGGATTACAGCGCCTATATGGCCATCAAGGCGCAGTTTGGCAACCGGTCGTGGGTGGAATGGCCGGATGATATCCGCCTGCGCCGCCCGGAAGCGGTGGCGGCCTGTGTCGAAGACCTGCAACAGGAGATCGGGTTCTGGTCCTTCTGCCAGTTCAAATTTTATGAACAATGGAACCGGCTCAAAGCGTACGCGAATAAAAACGGCGTACAGATCATCGGGGATATCCCCATCTATGTATCGATGGACAGCGCCGACGTGTGGGTGAACAGCCGCTTCTTCCAACTGGATGCGGACCGCCGTCCGGTCGCGGTGTCGGGTGTTCCGCCGGATATGTTTTCCGCCACCGGCCAGCTCTGGGGCAACCCGCTGTATGACTGGGACGTGATGGGACGGGACAGGTTCGCCTGGTGGAAGCAGAGGATGTGCGCCTCTGCGAAGCTCTATGATGTTATCCGCATCGACCATTTCATCGGGATCGTGCGCTACTATTCCATCCCGGCCAAGGACGGCACCGCCATGAACGGCGTCTGGAAGGCCGGCCCGGGCAAGGCGCTGCTCGCGGCGTTTGGCCCGGTGCTGGGAGCCGCCAGGGTGATTGCCGAAGACCTGGGGGCGGTCACACCGGCCGTGCGCCGTGTGAAGCAGGCCGCAGGCTATCCGGGCATGAAGCTGATGGAGTTCGGGTTTGACGACGGGACGGAAAACCCCAATCTGCCGCACAATTTTGAAAACAACTGCATCGTCTACGGTGGCACGCACGACAATGAAACGCTCGTCGGCTTTTTCAAACACCAAAAAAGAAAAGAACTCGCGTTCGCCAAAACGTATCTCAATGTCCGGCGGCGCGGGGAGCTGCCGTGGGCGCTCGTCCGTGCGGCGTACGCCAGCGTGGCGGACACCGTCATCTTCCAGATGCAGGACTTCCTGGAGCTGGACAATGGCGCGCGCATGAATTGCCCGTCCACCATAGGCGGCAACTGGATGTGGCGGGTGCTGCCGGGGCAGCTTTCGGATGAACTGGCAGACCGTATACGCCATCTGGCCGAAACATATGCCCGCTTCAAGCCTCCGGAACCGCAGAAGCATCCCGGATCGTCCGTTCCAAACAAATGCGAGGAGCAGTAA
- a CDS encoding MFS transporter, with protein sequence MKQTSTNKWAILSVVTLASFITNVDSTIVIIGLPKLMQGLHLSVDAGLWVITAYVITSTVFLLPAGKWSDRVGKKRIFMGGFSLFTIATVLCALAGSSTAIIAFRFLQGAGASMALATATPIIMQTFAKKELGLAVSINATSWVLGAIIGPVIGGALIDTLGWRSIFALTAPFAIAGVLLAAFVLRPDRVHTDTKMDWAGLFTFGLGLTGLMVILSEGGGWGWLSPAVILLAAGTVVLFFLFIRTEKHAASPLFDLGLLLNRQYSTGLLIAIGYMIGFYSITFLLTIYLQGALRLDALHAGLLLIPLSVPQLVLSPLCGKLVDRVGAPVLLAVGLTGITAGLLLLGTLGPSLSTPALSGALILVSVSNSFAWPSIAKTILETAPAKQAGIASGMFFTVNYASRAVSQTFVLLLMEIGVPAVLVTRAMAGTGGAESAVQRHALVLSADVSFRIFAIFTAASVITTLFFIRTRRKTIPHAR encoded by the coding sequence ATGAAACAAACATCCACCAACAAGTGGGCGATCTTATCGGTCGTCACACTGGCTTCGTTCATCACAAACGTCGATTCCACCATCGTCATCATCGGGCTGCCCAAGTTGATGCAGGGACTGCATCTCTCCGTGGATGCCGGCCTTTGGGTGATTACCGCCTATGTGATCACCAGCACGGTCTTTTTGCTTCCGGCTGGCAAATGGTCGGACCGCGTGGGCAAAAAGCGCATCTTTATGGGCGGCTTTTCACTCTTCACCATTGCAACCGTCCTATGTGCGCTGGCGGGGTCCAGCACCGCCATCATTGCATTTCGGTTTTTGCAGGGAGCGGGCGCATCCATGGCGCTTGCCACAGCAACTCCCATTATTATGCAGACATTTGCAAAAAAAGAGCTCGGGCTGGCTGTCAGCATCAACGCGACATCCTGGGTGCTGGGAGCCATCATCGGGCCGGTCATCGGGGGCGCTTTGATCGACACGCTCGGCTGGCGCTCTATTTTTGCGCTCACCGCTCCTTTTGCCATAGCCGGCGTGCTTCTGGCGGCGTTTGTGCTCCGTCCCGATCGTGTGCACACGGATACGAAAATGGATTGGGCGGGACTGTTTACATTCGGCCTTGGGCTGACCGGTCTCATGGTCATCCTCTCGGAGGGAGGCGGCTGGGGCTGGCTTTCGCCCGCAGTCATTCTTCTGGCCGCAGGCACAGTCGTTTTGTTCTTCCTGTTCATCCGAACGGAAAAGCATGCCGCATCGCCGCTTTTTGATCTCGGGCTGCTCCTCAACCGGCAGTATTCCACCGGGCTTCTGATTGCCATAGGCTATATGATCGGGTTCTATTCCATCACGTTTCTGCTGACCATCTACCTGCAAGGCGCCCTGCGGCTGGATGCGCTGCACGCCGGGCTTCTTCTCATCCCGCTCTCGGTGCCGCAGCTGGTCCTCAGCCCGCTTTGCGGCAAACTGGTCGACCGCGTCGGCGCGCCGGTATTACTGGCCGTGGGCCTGACCGGCATAACAGCCGGGCTTCTGCTGCTCGGAACCCTGGGGCCCAGTCTTTCCACACCGGCTTTGTCCGGAGCGCTCATTCTGGTTTCCGTTTCCAACAGCTTCGCCTGGCCCTCCATCGCCAAGACCATTTTGGAAACCGCTCCAGCCAAACAGGCAGGCATCGCCTCCGGCATGTTTTTTACGGTCAATTATGCTTCCCGGGCCGTCAGCCAGACCTTTGTCCTGCTATTGATGGAAATCGGTGTGCCGGCTGTGTTGGTGACGCGGGCAATGGCCGGAACAGGCGGAGCGGAATCTGCGGTTCAGAGACACGCCCTTGTTCTATCCGCCGACGTAAGCTTTCGTATTTTTGCGATTTTTACAGCAGCTTCCGTCATAACCACACTGTTTTTCATTCGCACCAGACGAAAAACAATCCCGCACGCACGGTAA
- a CDS encoding spore germination protein: MKNHFNNYIDSALKQTEQQDDPDIHTAVDKSLEKNRRSLIRIFNGSVDTTFKDFVMGAGESLKGFAFYLSGLVDEDMLAQHVLRALLQTGGRILENSAASAVDIASERVISFGQVEKAKHFQDVVHAVVNGRVAIFLEGCNRAITIDLEKRMTRSIPTPTMEASVFGPHQSFVESVKINLSLVRNILRTPRLIVEKYVPKHGIKTPIYLVYLRGIIDTGVLKTLHNRLDAMETELILDTTTIRDLVSDKPSFPFNTIGVSERPDKTAAKIMEGKIAILADGSPMAIIIPYFFMEEFHNAEDYYMPAFFASFSRLVRIVSFILTISIVPVYVAMATFHQEMLPLTLLITASASREGIPFPTFVEALVMTFVFDILREAGVRAPRPVGQTISFIGALIIGTAAVDAGIVSAPMVIIIALTGVTAILNYHMKNIIIFFRLALLFLCACFGFLGIEMVSIVILIRLCSIHSFGMPYLSPVVPLNKKGLLKDTFWRLPTKWLSYFSSPAKQNDS, encoded by the coding sequence ATGAAAAATCACTTTAACAACTATATTGACAGCGCACTGAAACAAACGGAACAGCAAGACGACCCCGACATCCACACTGCCGTTGACAAAAGCCTGGAGAAAAACCGGCGTTCTCTTATTCGAATTTTTAACGGTTCCGTCGATACAACGTTCAAAGACTTTGTGATGGGTGCCGGCGAATCTTTAAAAGGTTTTGCGTTCTATCTGTCGGGTCTTGTGGATGAAGATATGCTTGCGCAGCATGTCCTGCGCGCGCTGCTGCAGACAGGCGGCCGCATATTGGAAAACAGCGCGGCGTCTGCTGTGGATATAGCAAGTGAACGCGTCATCAGCTTTGGACAAGTTGAAAAAGCCAAACATTTTCAGGATGTCGTGCATGCGGTAGTCAATGGGCGCGTGGCCATATTTCTTGAGGGATGCAACCGCGCGATTACGATAGATCTGGAAAAACGAATGACCCGCAGTATACCGACGCCGACGATGGAGGCATCAGTATTTGGGCCGCACCAATCCTTTGTGGAAAGCGTGAAAATCAATCTTTCGCTGGTTCGCAACATTCTGCGTACTCCACGGCTGATTGTGGAAAAATATGTTCCAAAACATGGTATCAAAACGCCGATTTATCTTGTGTATTTGCGTGGTATTATCGATACGGGCGTGCTGAAAACGCTCCACAACAGGCTTGATGCAATGGAAACCGAGTTGATCTTGGACACCACCACCATCAGAGACCTTGTTTCAGATAAACCAAGTTTTCCGTTTAATACCATTGGCGTTTCGGAGCGCCCGGACAAGACGGCGGCAAAAATCATGGAAGGGAAAATTGCCATATTGGCCGACGGTTCGCCTATGGCAATCATTATCCCCTATTTTTTTATGGAAGAATTCCATAATGCGGAAGATTATTATATGCCGGCCTTTTTTGCCTCCTTCAGCAGGCTGGTGCGGATCGTTTCGTTCATCCTGACGATATCGATCGTCCCGGTTTATGTAGCCATGGCCACGTTTCATCAGGAAATGCTGCCGCTTACGTTGCTGATTACGGCCTCGGCGTCCAGAGAAGGCATACCGTTCCCGACTTTTGTGGAAGCATTGGTCATGACCTTTGTCTTTGATATCCTGCGGGAAGCGGGTGTCCGGGCGCCGCGTCCGGTCGGCCAGACCATCAGTTTTATTGGCGCCTTAATTATCGGTACGGCGGCTGTGGATGCAGGTATCGTCAGTGCGCCCATGGTAATCATCATTGCCTTGACAGGGGTTACGGCCATTTTAAATTATCACATGAAAAATATCATCATATTTTTTCGGTTGGCGCTGCTGTTCTTGTGTGCGTGTTTCGGATTTCTGGGCATAGAAATGGTTTCCATTGTCATTCTGATACGGCTGTGCAGCATCCATTCTTTTGGAATGCCCTATCTTTCTCCCGTGGTGCCGTTGAATAAAAAAGGACTGTTGAAAGACACTTTTTGGCGTTTGCCGACAAAATGGCTGTCGTATTTCTCAAGCCCGGCAAAACAAAACGATTCTTAA
- a CDS encoding Ger(x)C family spore germination protein: MKKLCAMLLCFSMMFLTGCACWDEKEMNEIGIVTGIAIDKDAQTNHYQITLQVILPGNMQKNQENNKKPYKDISSEGDTFFSAQRKLSQKYERSPFYSHNGLIIVDEAVAREGMNNILDFFTRDIESRDNMLLAVAKDTKARDVLDYDNKTERIPSIALSKFDNVSFRNPGSVYKTLLDFNQSCYAYGMDPLLGIFSLTPEMNSLQTQTGTQSADGQQTDINYAGSAVFAFDKFQGFLSEDETTAYNFAAGKIKSAVVNVNGLQDQNSLITTQVLCEHSHIEPHFNGSEISFDINISDVSNIDEVHDDTDVTDIDVIAKLEEEHNEKVKALVEELLNKTQTEYKSDILGLGQSFYKKYPRQWEKIKNNWPEIYPTVRCNVIVKSTLVRTGMTNNKNKAEY, from the coding sequence ATGAAAAAACTGTGCGCGATGCTGCTCTGCTTTTCCATGATGTTTTTGACCGGATGTGCATGCTGGGATGAAAAAGAGATGAATGAAATCGGCATTGTGACCGGCATTGCCATTGACAAAGATGCGCAAACCAATCACTACCAGATTACCCTGCAGGTCATACTGCCGGGGAACATGCAAAAAAACCAGGAGAACAACAAAAAACCATATAAAGATATTTCCAGTGAAGGGGATACATTTTTCAGTGCCCAACGGAAATTATCCCAAAAATATGAAAGGAGTCCATTTTATTCACATAACGGCCTAATTATTGTAGACGAAGCGGTTGCAAGAGAAGGAATGAACAACATTCTGGACTTTTTTACCAGAGATATCGAATCGCGTGACAACATGCTCCTTGCGGTTGCCAAGGATACCAAAGCGCGCGATGTTTTGGATTACGATAACAAAACGGAACGCATTCCTTCCATAGCGCTCAGCAAATTTGATAATGTTTCGTTCAGAAACCCCGGATCGGTTTATAAAACCCTGCTGGATTTCAATCAAAGCTGCTATGCGTACGGCATGGATCCGCTTTTGGGAATCTTTAGTTTAACACCGGAAATGAATTCTCTGCAAACACAGACGGGTACGCAAAGCGCAGACGGGCAGCAAACGGATATCAACTACGCAGGCAGCGCGGTTTTTGCGTTTGACAAATTTCAGGGCTTTTTAAGCGAAGACGAAACGACAGCTTACAATTTTGCGGCCGGCAAAATCAAAAGTGCCGTCGTCAACGTCAATGGTTTGCAAGACCAAAACTCATTGATTACGACGCAGGTGCTTTGCGAGCATAGCCACATCGAGCCGCATTTTAACGGCTCGGAGATTTCTTTTGATATCAATATCAGCGATGTTTCCAATATTGACGAAGTACACGACGATACGGATGTAACGGATATCGACGTGATTGCCAAGCTGGAAGAGGAACACAACGAAAAAGTGAAAGCCCTTGTGGAAGAGCTTCTGAACAAAACGCAAACGGAATATAAGTCGGATATATTGGGGCTGGGTCAGAGCTTTTACAAAAAATATCCCCGCCAATGGGAAAAAATTAAGAATAACTGGCCGGAAATCTACCCCACCGTGCGATGCAATGTGATCGTAAAATCCACTTTGGTGCGAACCGGTATGACCAATAACAAAAATAAAGCGGAATATTGA
- a CDS encoding glycogen/starch/alpha-glucan phosphorylase — protein MSRYTSSIESILALETGKKPGQATTAELYNAVSKAAVEAADPAWKEEKPGKRACYFSAEFLIGRMIYSNLLNLGLLRETADWLKEKGTDITVFEDIEDAALGNGGLGRLAACFLDSAATQGVALDGYGIRYRYGLFKQTFEDGFQRETADDWQRFGDPWSVRRETEKVQVRFGDQTVWAVPYDMPVIGYGGKTVNTLRLWQAEPLQPFDFTLFNEQKYDEAYREKNEAEAISSVLYPNDDTEAGKRLRLKQQYFFSSASIRSILKAYKRTHGSDFSHLPEEYAIQLNDTHPTVSIAELLRILAGEEALPFEKAFSIAERVFAYTNHTIMAEALEKWDARLFMSVLPDVYPYIVMVNDRLRRDLLARGIEGAAQEPYRILSGGLVHMARLAIYAGHSINGVAGIHTEILKNTALREWYALWPERFNNKTNGITQRRWLALANPELAAFITEKVGDGWLTDLSKLKGLEAYQDDSAVLDAFAAVKLEKKQQLAAHIQKAEGVSLDPSFLFDIQVKRLHEYKRQMLNALSILDLYFGMKDGRIRDFYPTAFIFGAKAAPSYFRAKAVIKFINEIARLVDGDSAVRDRLKVVFVQNYNVSYAEKLTPAADVSEQISTAGTEASGTGNMKFMLNGAVTLGTYDGANVEIVGQAGEENNYIFGARVEEIAALETSYDPKAIYRSDARIKRLLDTLLDGTLDDGKTGMFEELFASLTEKTWNRADQYYVLHDFHAYMDTKLRVNRDYAQNRAAFTKKCFLNTANAGMFSSDRTILQYAQEIWGVPMV, from the coding sequence ATGAGCAGGTACACAAGCAGCATCGAATCGATTCTGGCGTTGGAAACAGGGAAAAAGCCCGGGCAGGCGACCACGGCGGAGCTTTACAATGCGGTGTCCAAAGCGGCTGTGGAGGCTGCCGATCCGGCATGGAAGGAAGAAAAGCCCGGCAAGCGTGCCTGCTATTTTTCGGCGGAATTTCTGATCGGGCGGATGATCTACAGCAATCTGCTCAACCTCGGCCTGCTGCGGGAGACCGCGGACTGGCTGAAAGAAAAGGGAACGGACATCACGGTTTTTGAAGACATTGAAGACGCCGCACTGGGCAACGGCGGGCTGGGCCGCCTGGCGGCGTGTTTCCTGGATTCGGCGGCGACACAGGGTGTTGCGCTGGACGGATACGGCATCCGGTATCGATACGGCCTGTTTAAGCAGACGTTCGAGGACGGGTTCCAGCGCGAGACGGCGGACGACTGGCAGCGCTTCGGCGATCCGTGGTCGGTGCGGCGCGAGACGGAAAAGGTGCAGGTGCGCTTCGGCGACCAGACGGTGTGGGCGGTGCCGTATGACATGCCGGTGATCGGCTACGGCGGCAAGACCGTCAACACACTGCGCCTGTGGCAGGCCGAGCCGCTGCAGCCGTTCGATTTCACCCTGTTCAACGAGCAGAAATACGATGAAGCCTACCGGGAGAAAAACGAAGCGGAAGCCATTTCCAGCGTTCTGTACCCCAACGACGACACGGAAGCCGGTAAGCGCCTGCGGCTCAAGCAGCAATATTTCTTCTCAAGCGCGTCCATCCGGTCCATCCTGAAAGCGTATAAACGGACGCATGGCAGCGATTTCTCTCATCTGCCGGAGGAATACGCCATACAGCTCAACGATACGCATCCCACCGTGTCCATCGCGGAGCTGCTGCGCATCCTGGCGGGTGAGGAAGCCTTGCCGTTCGAGAAGGCGTTTTCCATCGCGGAGCGGGTGTTTGCCTACACCAACCACACCATTATGGCGGAAGCGCTGGAGAAATGGGACGCCCGGCTGTTCATGTCGGTGCTGCCGGACGTGTACCCCTATATTGTGATGGTGAACGACCGTCTGCGCCGCGACCTGCTCGCGCGGGGGATCGAAGGCGCCGCGCAGGAGCCGTACCGCATCCTCTCGGGCGGGCTGGTGCACATGGCGCGCCTGGCCATCTATGCGGGCCATTCCATCAACGGGGTGGCCGGCATTCACACCGAGATTCTCAAAAACACGGCCCTGCGCGAGTGGTATGCACTCTGGCCGGAGCGGTTCAACAACAAGACCAACGGCATCACGCAGCGGCGCTGGCTTGCACTGGCCAACCCCGAGCTGGCGGCGTTCATCACCGAAAAGGTGGGTGACGGCTGGCTGACCGACCTCTCCAAACTGAAAGGGCTGGAAGCGTATCAGGACGACTCTGCCGTGCTGGATGCGTTCGCCGCTGTCAAGCTGGAGAAGAAGCAGCAGTTGGCGGCCCATATCCAAAAGGCCGAGGGTGTTTCACTCGACCCGTCTTTCCTGTTTGATATCCAGGTCAAGCGCCTGCACGAATACAAGAGGCAGATGCTCAACGCGCTGTCCATTCTGGATCTCTATTTCGGCATGAAGGACGGACGCATCCGGGACTTTTATCCCACGGCGTTCATCTTCGGCGCAAAAGCCGCGCCGAGTTATTTCCGCGCGAAAGCCGTCATTAAATTCATCAATGAGATCGCCCGGCTGGTGGACGGCGATTCGGCTGTGCGTGATCGGCTCAAAGTGGTGTTCGTGCAGAACTACAATGTGTCCTACGCGGAGAAGCTGACACCGGCGGCCGATGTATCCGAGCAGATTTCCACGGCGGGTACCGAGGCATCCGGCACGGGCAATATGAAATTCATGCTGAACGGCGCGGTTACGCTGGGCACCTACGATGGGGCGAATGTGGAGATCGTCGGGCAGGCCGGTGAGGAAAACAACTACATCTTCGGCGCAAGGGTGGAAGAAATTGCCGCGCTGGAGACGTCCTACGACCCGAAAGCCATCTACCGGTCCGACGCGCGCATCAAGCGCCTGCTGGATACGCTGCTTGATGGCACGCTGGACGACGGCAAAACCGGCATGTTCGAGGAACTGTTTGCCTCGTTGACCGAAAAAACATGGAACCGTGCCGACCAGTATTATGTGCTGCACGATTTCCACGCCTATATGGATACCAAGTTGCGCGTCAACCGCGATTACGCGCAGAACCGCGCCGCCTTTACGAAAAAATGCTTTCTGAACACGGCCAACGCCGGGATGTTTTCCAGTGATCGCACCATCTTGCAGTATGCGCAAGAGATCTGGGGCGTGCCCATGGTCTGA
- a CDS encoding GerAB/ArcD/ProY family transporter, producing the protein MITKHQLFSMMILFEIGSTTLFVLGIGAKQDAWIVILLATLAGLLLLCIYFLLQKRHPGKGIGEMLLDICGPIIGFPLVVLYAGYFTYCTSINLRDFCELVSITQLEYTPLPVIMVIIILPIFYLLYCGVSSLAKLSEILFTIFIISVATIYILVIVSGIFHPGFLLPVLSNGFFSLFNMDLVKTIEFPYGEIVAFLALWKFTESPSQYRRSSVKAILCTGAFLVITDIFILCTLGADYAAISTIPLFKVIRLINIKNIITNLNAVGVVLIFIGGFFKICIFFFAAVLTLEPILKISRKIIILIVGAVVCTNTLSIPGFLQHVWASNYVRTPYVHGLFQIAIPPVLLLASLAKSPEKKKREQHSTDVFPS; encoded by the coding sequence ATGATAACAAAACATCAACTGTTTAGCATGATGATACTATTTGAAATCGGCAGCACTACATTGTTTGTTTTAGGCATCGGAGCCAAGCAGGACGCATGGATCGTCATTTTGCTTGCCACACTCGCCGGTCTTTTACTGCTGTGTATTTATTTCCTGTTACAAAAACGGCACCCCGGAAAAGGAATCGGTGAGATGCTGTTGGACATCTGCGGGCCGATCATTGGGTTTCCGCTGGTCGTTCTTTATGCAGGTTATTTTACGTATTGTACAAGTATCAACCTTCGAGATTTTTGTGAGCTGGTATCCATCACGCAGTTGGAATATACGCCGCTTCCGGTTATCATGGTCATTATCATCCTGCCCATATTTTATCTGCTCTACTGCGGCGTATCATCCCTGGCAAAATTATCGGAAATCTTATTTACGATTTTTATAATATCTGTGGCTACCATTTATATCCTGGTGATCGTATCCGGCATTTTTCATCCGGGTTTCCTTTTGCCGGTGCTTTCCAATGGCTTTTTCTCGTTATTTAATATGGATTTGGTCAAGACGATCGAATTTCCATACGGTGAAATCGTCGCCTTTCTGGCTTTGTGGAAATTCACGGAAAGCCCGTCGCAATATAGGCGATCTTCCGTCAAGGCAATCCTTTGCACGGGCGCGTTTTTGGTGATTACCGACATTTTTATCCTCTGCACCTTGGGGGCGGATTACGCGGCCATTTCTACCATTCCGCTTTTTAAAGTCATCCGATTGATCAACATCAAAAACATCATCACGAATTTAAATGCCGTGGGCGTGGTGCTGATTTTTATAGGCGGCTTTTTTAAGATCTGCATATTCTTTTTCGCGGCGGTTCTCACATTGGAGCCCATTTTGAAGATCAGTCGGAAAATAATCATTCTGATCGTCGGCGCGGTTGTTTGCACCAATACGTTGAGCATCCCCGGCTTTCTCCAGCACGTCTGGGCTTCCAATTATGTACGCACACCCTATGTGCACGGCCTCTTTCAGATTGCAATCCCTCCTGTTCTGCTTTTGGCCAGTCTTGCAAAATCTCCGGAGAAAAAAAAGCGTGAACAGCATTCCACGGATGTTTTCCCTTCATAA